One Candidatus Eremiobacterota bacterium genomic window, TTTCAGCGACTGAACCTCATCACCTCAGAGGTCCAGGAGACAATCATGTCCACAAGGATGCAGCCTATTGAAGTGATCTTTTCCAAGTTCAACCGTCTGGTGAGGGACCTTGCAAAGGACCTTGGGAAAGAGGTGGAGCTTGCCATTGAAGGGGAAGATGTAGAGCTTGACAAGACTGTGATTGAGGCTATCGGTGATCCTCTTACCCACCTCATGAGAAACGCTGTGGACCATGGCATAGAAGCACCGGAAGCGAGGATGAGAGCAGGGAAGCCTGAAAAGGGGATTATCAGGCTCAGCGCATTCCACGAGGCCGGGCAGGTGAAAATAGTAATCAGTGATGATGGCGCAGGCATCGACGGAGAGACTGTAAGGCAGAAAGCCCTTCACAGCGGTCATTTCTCTGCCGTCCAGATTAACGAGATGACAGAAAAAGAGCTGCTGAAGCTTATTTTTCTCCCCGGGTTCTCAACTGCCGATAACGTGACCGATGTCTCAGGCAGGGGCGTGGGCATGGATGTGGTAGTCTCCAATCTCTCCAGGATCGGGGGGGTGATAGATCTCGATACGGAAAAGAACAGGGGAACTACCTTTGAAATAAAGCTCCCTCTCACCCTGGCAATCATTCCCTCCCTGATTGTCGCGCTGAAAGATGAACGCTTCGCAATTCCCCAGGTGAGTATCGTCGAGCTGGTGAGGGTTCCCCCGGGGAAGATCGCGGAGCAGATACAGAAGATAGGCTCCGCGGTGGTTTTCAGGCTTCGCGGGGAACTTTTGCCCCTTGTGAGCCTCCAGGATGTTCTGGGGATACCTCATGATGCGGGAGCCGCGGAAAGCGGCAACGGAAAAACAAACCTGGACCGCCTGGTCACCTGTGCCTGCAGCATCAACATAGTGGTGGTGACCGTAGGCGACCTCCGCTACGGAATGGCAGTGGATTCGTTCAGTGAGTCTGAAGAGATTGTGGTGAAGCCCCTGGGGAGGCACCTGAGAGGCTGCAGGCTCTATGCGGGAGCAACCATTGAAGGCACGGGGAGGATATCGCTCATTCTTGACGTGCTGGGAATCTGCAGGATGATGAACCTTGCGGAAGTGAAGGAAATGGCGGAGAAGAAGTTTGTGAAGCAGAAAACCGTGATTGCAAAGAAACCGAGCACCTTTCTGCTGGTCAAGAATGAAGGTGATGAGCAGTTTGCAATACCTCTCCCCCTTGTGTCGAGAATCGAGCGGATTTCAAGGAAAAAGATCGAGAAAGCCGCGGGCAAGCCTACCCTTCGCTATGAAGAAAGCACCCTCTCCCTGCATTCACTGGAAGAGCTGCTCCCCACCGCGCTCAGGGCCGACTCCGATTTTCTTTATATAATCGTGCTTCATCTGGCGGGAAAAGATGCGGGATTCATGGTGTCAGAAGTGCTTGATATCATCGAGACCGACAAGACTATCGATGAAGTGACCTTCAGGCAGCCCGGCATAAGGGGGTCATTCAATATATTTGACAGGATCACCCTTGTCCTTGATTTTTCGTCGATGACGCCGCAGCAGCAGCCTTCCCGGAGGAGCCCCTCTTCGACGCAGCCGCAGGGCACTGAGGAGCGCCATCAGCCCGTAATTCTTGTCGCCGAAGACTCTGAATTCTTTTTGAATCATATTGACTCGATTTTAAAAAACGCGGGTTATATGACGCTTCTCGCGAGAGACGGCCTTGAGGCTCTCGAGCTGCTTGAGAACAATCAGGTGGATGGAGTGCTCACCGACATTGAAATGCCAAACCTTGACGGCCTGGGACTGGCGCAGGCAGTCAGGAAAAATCCTGCCACGAGCGCCCTGCCAATCATCGCCCTTACTTCCATCGCGGGCGAGACTGCGGCACAGAAGGGCCTCAATGCCGGCATAGATGAATATATAATCAAGCTTGACAGGGATCATCTGCTGGAGAGGCTCCGCCTCTCCCTGGCGCAGAGACAGATAAGCCAAGTATAGCCATTAAGGACATTACCTATGGAAGAGATCATTGAAGCCGTCATCTTCAAGATCGGCGATATTCTGTGCGGCCTTGACATCAGGCACGTGCAGGAAATATGCAAGAATACTGATATTACCAGGGTATATTATTCGCCCGCCTTCATATCAGGGGTGATAAACCTCAGGGGAACGGTGGTCACTGTCATCAACCTGCGCCACCTTTTTAAAATGAAAGAAAACCACAGAAGCGTCACCAGCCGGATAATCATCGTGGATTCAGGGGGCGAGCGGATAGGCCTTCTTGTCGATATTGTCCATGACATCATCGAGATAGACAGGTCCTTTCTTGAGCCTCCTCCCTCCAACATCAAGGGAGTTGCCGGTTCATTGTTTACCTCCATATATAAGAAACCCAGGGAGCTGGTTTCTATCATGAACCTTGAGGAAGTGCTCAAGATAAGAACAGAGTGAAAGCGGCTCTTTGACCTTTAAACACCAGAGATGGGAAGGCCTGAAAAATGATAGTATCGATAATCAACAACAAGGGAGGCACAGGGAAAACGACGACGGCCGTCAACCTCGCTGCGGCAATGGCACACGAGGGGCACAAGGTGCTTATCTGTGATCTTGATCCCCAGGCGTCGGCTTCCCTCTCTGTAGGGGTGGAATATCACAGGCTTACGCCTTCCCTTTTCGAGATTCTCTTTTTTTGTGCACGGCCGGAAGAGTGCATAAGAAAGACATCTCTCGGGGGCCTCGACATACTCACGGGGTCCATCGATCTTGCCTCCGCAGACCTTCATCTCGCCGATGTCCCGGGAAGGGAATTAGTGCTCTCAGAGGCGCTGAGCCATGTGCGCCATCTCTATGACTTTATTGTTATTGACTGCGCCCCGTCACTTTCCTTGCTCCAGATAAACGCTCTCACGGCCTGCGAGAGATACGTCATCCCTCTCTTGCCTGAATACCTCACACTGGAGGGACTTGTAAGCCTCCGGGACGCCCTTGACAGGATAAAATCGGGCATCGGAGTCAATCCCCGTCTGCTCGGAATAGTGTTCACCATGGTGAACCCTGCGCCTTTTCCCTTCCTCAGCCGGGAATTGAGAGAACAGACGCAGATAATGAATCTTCTCAGGGAATATGCTCCCGGTGATATATTTTCCACTGTCATACGGAGGGACATTGCGCTTGCGGAGGCGCCTTCCTATGGGAAGACCATAATTGAGTATGCCCCCGGAGGCAGGAGCGCCAGGGAGTTCCTGGCCCTTTCCAGGGAGCTCATTGAACGGATAAAGTATTAAAATAAGCTCGAGGGAGGACTGTATGCCATACAATGTAGGGAAGAGTATCTTTGAGAGAACTGCTGAGACTCCGGCGGCCACTGCGCCGGCACGCGAAAAGGAGGCTCAGGCGCCGCCATCAGGCGGCCATGATGATCTTACCCGCTCCCTCCTTGATGAACTCCCATTACCGGTCGTCGCAGTAGATCGTGATTTTAACGTAATCTATGCCAACAGGGCTGCTCAGTCCATTACGGGCATGGCTCAAGAGCAGTGCCTGCAGAGCAAATGCTTTTCCCTTATGCACACAGGCCACTGCAACACGGAGAACTGCCAGCTCGGCAGGGCGATGATCCAGGGCACTGCCCTTACAGGAGAGACAGTGGCGCGCCTCCCCAGGGGAGATCTCCCCATCCGCTACACTGCAGTTCCTCTCTTTGATAACAATGGAAAGATCGCTGGTGCTGTCGAGTATATTCTGGATATCTCGAAAGAACTGGAGATCAAGAATGCCATCACTGATCTCACCAAAGCCGCGGTCAATGGCCAGCTTGACAGGCGTGCCGAGACGTCGGGCTTTCAGGGAGCCTACCGTGAGATTGTCGAAGGCTTTAACAGTGTCCTTGACTCCGTCGTCAAGCCCCTCAAGGTAGCCGCCAGCTATGTGAACATGATTGCCAAAGGTGAAATACCCCCGAAAATTACTGATGAGTACAGGGGCGACTTCAACGAGATAAAGAACAACCTCAACCAGTGCATTGACGCGGTGAACCTGCTGGTGGCCGACGCCAACATGCTCAGCAAGGCGGGCGTGGAAGGCCGTCTCGCCACAAGGGCCGATGGAAACAAGCACCAGGGTGAATTCCGCAGGATAGTGCAGGGCGTCAACGACACTCTTGACGCGGTCATCGGGCCTCTCGGCGTTGCCGCGAAATACGTGGAGCGCATCTCCAGAGGCGACATACCCGAGAAGATCAGGGATGAGTACAAAGGCGACTTCAACGAGATCAAGAACAACCTCAACCAGTGCATTGACGCGGTGAATCTGCTGGTGGCCGATGCCAACATGCTCAGCAAGGCGGGCGTGGAAGGCCGTCTCGCCACAAGGGCCGATGGAAACAAGCACCAGGGTGAATTCCGCAGGATAGTGCAGGGCGTCAACGACACTCTTGACGCGGTCATCGGGCCTCTCGGCGTTGCCGCGAAATACGTGGAGCGCATCTCCAGAGGCGACATACCCGAGAAGATCAGGGATGAGTACAAAGGCGACTTCAACGAGATCAAGAACAACCTGAACGCCCTGATTGACTCCATGGATACCATTACCAACGTGGCCAAGGAAATAGCCGGCGGGAACCTGGAAGTTGAGGTCAGGCAGCGGTCATCTCAGGACATGCTCATGAAGGCAATAGAGGCCATGCTCAGTAATCTGAAGAGCATGGTAAAGGGAATCATGGAGATGACCATCAGTCTTACCGCGTCATCATCGCAGCTTTCCTCCATTGCCGAAGAGCTGGCCCAGAATGCTGTAGGCATGAGCAATACGAGCACTTCCGTGGCAAGCTCCGCCGAGGAGATGAGCGTCAACATGGCTTCCATATCTGCCTCAACTGAACAATCCACGACAAACATCAACGGCGTGGCTTCCGCAACGGAAGAGATGTCTTCCACCATAGGCGAGATCTCCCAGAATTCGGAGCGGGCAAGGAGCATTACCCAGAATGCCGTGCAGAGCGTCAATGTCTCGTCAGAGAAAGTGAAGGAGCTCGGAGCGGCAGCAAAAGACATCAGCAAGGTCACTGACGTCATTGTTGAGATTGCGGAACAGACCAAGCTTCTTGCCCTCAACGCCACAATTGAGGCGGCGAGAGCCGGCGAGGCAGGAAAAGGCTTTGCGGTGGTGGCGAACGAGGTCAAGGAACTGGCAAAGCAGACTAATGCAGCCACCGACGACATCATGCAGAAGATAGAAGCCATACAGGCTTCCACCAACCATACAATAGGGCAGATCTCGGAGATTTCCAAAATCATCCTGACGGTAAGTGAAACGGTGTCAAATATCGCCTCATCCGTTGAAGAGCAGAGCGTCACCACGAAAAGTATCGCAAGGAATATCGGCCAGGCTCTTATCGGCGTCAATGACTCCACGAAAAATATCGCCGTTGCGGCAAATATGTCCAGAAACATCGCTTCAGACATCGGCTCAGTGAAAGAGGGCATAGATAGAATCAAGGAAGCCGGCAAGACTCTCACCTCAAGCTCCGGCAATCTCGTGCAGGTGGCAGGCAGGCTGAAAGTCATGGTGGAGAGATTCAAAGTATAGTCCAACAGATTGACAGGATGGCTCACATGGCGGAAGAAGCTGTAAAAGTGCTCGTGGCCGATGATTCCACGATATTCAGAAATATTATAAAAGGCGTGTTGGAACAGATCCCCGGCGTGTCACAGGTTTCAACGGCCTACAACGGCAGAGTCGCTGTTGAGAAAATCCCTTCTCTGATGCCTGATCTCGTGGTCGTTGATATGGATATGCCTGAGATGAACGGCCTGGAAGTATTGAAATTCATCAAAGCTACCGCGCCCCATATTTCCACTGTTCTCATCACTTCCCACGTGAGCCAGAGCGCCACCCTTTCTCTGCAGGCGCTTCATGAGGGAGCGCTTGATATGATCCTGAAGCCGGACAGCCCCAAGGCCGATGAGAACATGGAAGTGCTTGCCTTCCGGTTGAAGTCCCTTGTCCAGGTGGTGCTGGACAACAAAAGAGTGAGCGCCCTCCTCAAGGCGGCAAAGGAGATATCTCCGGCCGACAGAGGCAGAGAACCTCAGAGAGCGGCAGACAGTGCCTATGAAAAAATAAGCTACCGGAGAATTGAGGCAGTGGGAATAGCAATCTCCACAGGGGGGCCTGTGGCACTGAGAGTTTTCATCCCCAGGCTCCCCGGCGACCTCCCTGTTCCTGTATTTATCGTGCAGCACATGCCTGCCACTTTTACTGCAGCCCTTGCCGAATCTCTGGACAAGATAAGCGCGCTGAAGGTTGTGGAAGCCGCATCGGGAGACGCGGTGAAGCCGGGCACGGTCTATATCGCCCCCGGCGGAAGGCACATGAAGGTGCAGAGGGATGAGCATTCAAATCTCCCCGTGATTGTCGCTACCGATGATCCCATGGAAAACTACTGCCGCCCCTCTGCCGACTATCTTTTCCGTTCCCTTGCAGGAGTATATGGAGGAAGAGTGCTGGGAGTCATCATGACAGGCATGGGTGAAGATGGCGTGAAAGGGCTCAAAATGCTGAAAGCGCTCAATGCCCCCGTGATAGCACAGGATGAGTCCACGTCAGTGGTATTTGGCATGCCGAGGGAGGCCATCAGGGCACAGATCGTTGATACGGTCCTTCCCCTGGAGCTCATGGCCCGTGCAATAACGCGCTTTGCCCTTTCTGAGGGAGAATAGCGGATGTCATGCAGGTAAGCAATGAGGAATTTGCTCTCTTCTCCCGCTATATATACCAGCTTACCGGGCTGTCCCTTGATGAAAGCAAAAAATATCTGCTGGAGACAAGGTTTGAGGCCCTGGCGAGAGAATTGGGGTGCGCCACCATAAGTGAGCTCCATCTCAAGTCGGTCCATGATCCCCGGAAAATTATTCCGCACAGGATCATCGACCTCATCACCACCCATGAAACTTTTTTTTTCAGGGATCACAAGCCTTTCGAGGTGCTCAGAGCGAAGATGGTAAAGAAATTCATCCATAATCCCGGTTCATACGGAAACCCTGTGCGCTCTGCAATGAGCATATGGAGCGCCGCGTGCTCTACAGGCCAGGAGATATACAGCATCGCCATGGTGGCAAGAGAGCTCCTGAGAGAGAAGGCCATTGGCATGGTGACCATCATGGGGACCGATATCTCTGATGAATGCGTAGCGAAAGCGAGCTATGGCAGATACTCTTCCCTGGAAGTGGAAAGGGGGCTCTCACCGGAGAGGCTCAGGACAAATTTCATCCAGGACGGCAGCGGCTGGAAAGTGAAGGATGAGCTCCGCGCCATGACTACCTTCAGGAGGCTGAACCTTATAGAGGATTTTTCGTTACTGGGGAGATTTGACATAATATTCTGCAGGAACGTGGCGATCTATTTCAGCCAGGAAGACAAGAAAAAGCTCTTCGAGCGCTTTGCCGCTCATATGGGGGAGGAGAGCATTCTGATTCTGGGCTCAACGGAAACCCTTTTCGGCGTGACCGGAAGATTTCTGAGAGTGGA contains:
- a CDS encoding ParA family protein, which produces MIVSIINNKGGTGKTTTAVNLAAAMAHEGHKVLICDLDPQASASLSVGVEYHRLTPSLFEILFFCARPEECIRKTSLGGLDILTGSIDLASADLHLADVPGRELVLSEALSHVRHLYDFIVIDCAPSLSLLQINALTACERYVIPLLPEYLTLEGLVSLRDALDRIKSGIGVNPRLLGIVFTMVNPAPFPFLSRELREQTQIMNLLREYAPGDIFSTVIRRDIALAEAPSYGKTIIEYAPGGRSAREFLALSRELIERIKY
- a CDS encoding methyl-accepting chemotaxis protein is translated as MPYNVGKSIFERTAETPAATAPAREKEAQAPPSGGHDDLTRSLLDELPLPVVAVDRDFNVIYANRAAQSITGMAQEQCLQSKCFSLMHTGHCNTENCQLGRAMIQGTALTGETVARLPRGDLPIRYTAVPLFDNNGKIAGAVEYILDISKELEIKNAITDLTKAAVNGQLDRRAETSGFQGAYREIVEGFNSVLDSVVKPLKVAASYVNMIAKGEIPPKITDEYRGDFNEIKNNLNQCIDAVNLLVADANMLSKAGVEGRLATRADGNKHQGEFRRIVQGVNDTLDAVIGPLGVAAKYVERISRGDIPEKIRDEYKGDFNEIKNNLNQCIDAVNLLVADANMLSKAGVEGRLATRADGNKHQGEFRRIVQGVNDTLDAVIGPLGVAAKYVERISRGDIPEKIRDEYKGDFNEIKNNLNALIDSMDTITNVAKEIAGGNLEVEVRQRSSQDMLMKAIEAMLSNLKSMVKGIMEMTISLTASSSQLSSIAEELAQNAVGMSNTSTSVASSAEEMSVNMASISASTEQSTTNINGVASATEEMSSTIGEISQNSERARSITQNAVQSVNVSSEKVKELGAAAKDISKVTDVIVEIAEQTKLLALNATIEAARAGEAGKGFAVVANEVKELAKQTNAATDDIMQKIEAIQASTNHTIGQISEISKIILTVSETVSNIASSVEEQSVTTKSIARNIGQALIGVNDSTKNIAVAANMSRNIASDIGSVKEGIDRIKEAGKTLTSSSGNLVQVAGRLKVMVERFKV
- a CDS encoding chemotaxis protein CheW, with protein sequence MDSSGNAEYSRLFIEETRDYLESLEKDLILLEISPESYDDELINRIFRAVHSIKGSSGFLGFVKVKELSHAMENVLGRIRNREMSPSQDLISLLLDSKDLLTKMITTIDESEYFDISRELEALKNIVILSKEGKDGDEKRKALEVKLPSGKKIFTIAPEKARKARNESLFIYMIEYDVQKDMEDKGMTAAELLEGLEKNGMSLIDTLEVRSAEKADPAAPEEDRLFVVGTHLLEPDLLLAVLMILPERLHVIYDPEHEEPRDSGAKEKMEEAAPVLPEKPESERMKQSSLRAESDEMLTSPPMSPPREKEPEIAEDLHLKEHSINKQIAALSKDTIKVKLKSLDTLMSLAGELVLTRNQLLQNIRTWDKRGIETTFQRLNLITSEVQETIMSTRMQPIEVIFSKFNRLVRDLAKDLGKEVELAIEGEDVELDKTVIEAIGDPLTHLMRNAVDHGIEAPEARMRAGKPEKGIIRLSAFHEAGQVKIVISDDGAGIDGETVRQKALHSGHFSAVQINEMTEKELLKLIFLPGFSTADNVTDVSGRGVGMDVVVSNLSRIGGVIDLDTEKNRGTTFEIKLPLTLAIIPSLIVALKDERFAIPQVSIVELVRVPPGKIAEQIQKIGSAVVFRLRGELLPLVSLQDVLGIPHDAGAAESGNGKTNLDRLVTCACSINIVVVTVGDLRYGMAVDSFSESEEIVVKPLGRHLRGCRLYAGATIEGTGRISLILDVLGICRMMNLAEVKEMAEKKFVKQKTVIAKKPSTFLLVKNEGDEQFAIPLPLVSRIERISRKKIEKAAGKPTLRYEESTLSLHSLEELLPTALRADSDFLYIIVLHLAGKDAGFMVSEVLDIIETDKTIDEVTFRQPGIRGSFNIFDRITLVLDFSSMTPQQQPSRRSPSSTQPQGTEERHQPVILVAEDSEFFLNHIDSILKNAGYMTLLARDGLEALELLENNQVDGVLTDIEMPNLDGLGLAQAVRKNPATSALPIIALTSIAGETAAQKGLNAGIDEYIIKLDRDHLLERLRLSLAQRQISQV
- a CDS encoding protein-glutamate O-methyltransferase CheR; this encodes MQVSNEEFALFSRYIYQLTGLSLDESKKYLLETRFEALARELGCATISELHLKSVHDPRKIIPHRIIDLITTHETFFFRDHKPFEVLRAKMVKKFIHNPGSYGNPVRSAMSIWSAACSTGQEIYSIAMVARELLREKAIGMVTIMGTDISDECVAKASYGRYSSLEVERGLSPERLRTNFIQDGSGWKVKDELRAMTTFRRLNLIEDFSLLGRFDIIFCRNVAIYFSQEDKKKLFERFAAHMGEESILILGSTETLFGVTGRFLRVEDEYGIYYRLAS
- the cheB gene encoding chemotaxis-specific protein-glutamate methyltransferase CheB, which codes for MAEEAVKVLVADDSTIFRNIIKGVLEQIPGVSQVSTAYNGRVAVEKIPSLMPDLVVVDMDMPEMNGLEVLKFIKATAPHISTVLITSHVSQSATLSLQALHEGALDMILKPDSPKADENMEVLAFRLKSLVQVVLDNKRVSALLKAAKEISPADRGREPQRAADSAYEKISYRRIEAVGIAISTGGPVALRVFIPRLPGDLPVPVFIVQHMPATFTAALAESLDKISALKVVEAASGDAVKPGTVYIAPGGRHMKVQRDEHSNLPVIVATDDPMENYCRPSADYLFRSLAGVYGGRVLGVIMTGMGEDGVKGLKMLKALNAPVIAQDESTSVVFGMPREAIRAQIVDTVLPLELMARAITRFALSEGE
- a CDS encoding chemotaxis protein CheW, which gives rise to MEEIIEAVIFKIGDILCGLDIRHVQEICKNTDITRVYYSPAFISGVINLRGTVVTVINLRHLFKMKENHRSVTSRIIIVDSGGERIGLLVDIVHDIIEIDRSFLEPPPSNIKGVAGSLFTSIYKKPRELVSIMNLEEVLKIRTE